From one Cupriavidus sp. P-10 genomic stretch:
- a CDS encoding thioesterase II family protein gives MSAPQPARERWYAVMPGRAGGVENADNADGAADRRVRLYCLPYAGGGHTAYHGWRDALPAQVELAPVCLPGRGMRTAEAHAASIGELATALAASIARAARSEAPRFALFGHSMGALLGFETARVLEAVHGLSPTALVVSGRGAPALPSARPPFSTLPDGAFADVIAAMGGMPAEIRETPEALAFFLPVLRADIALCERWRYRAGPRLGCPITVLGGQDDVHAPPPTLAAWRDETLHDCRQQVFAGGHFFLHEAAPAVLDAIAQAVLGTSALSGEPGHALA, from the coding sequence ATGAGCGCGCCGCAGCCGGCGCGCGAGCGCTGGTATGCCGTCATGCCGGGCCGCGCCGGCGGTGTCGAAAACGCCGACAACGCTGACGGTGCCGCCGACAGGCGCGTGCGCCTGTACTGCCTGCCGTACGCGGGTGGCGGTCATACCGCGTACCACGGCTGGCGCGACGCGCTGCCCGCCCAGGTAGAACTGGCGCCGGTATGCCTGCCCGGGCGCGGCATGCGCACGGCCGAGGCGCATGCCGCGTCGATCGGCGAACTGGCCACGGCGCTGGCCGCGTCGATCGCGCGCGCGGCGCGCAGCGAGGCGCCGCGCTTTGCGCTGTTCGGGCACAGCATGGGCGCCCTGCTCGGCTTCGAAACCGCGCGCGTGCTCGAGGCCGTGCACGGCCTTTCCCCCACGGCGCTGGTCGTGTCCGGGCGCGGCGCGCCGGCGCTGCCGTCGGCGCGGCCGCCGTTCAGTACGCTGCCTGACGGGGCGTTTGCCGACGTCATCGCGGCGATGGGCGGCATGCCGGCGGAGATCCGCGAAACCCCGGAAGCGCTGGCATTTTTCCTGCCGGTGCTGCGTGCCGACATTGCGCTGTGCGAGCGCTGGCGCTACCGCGCCGGCCCGCGCCTGGGCTGTCCGATCACCGTGCTGGGCGGCCAGGACGATGTCCACGCCCCGCCGCCCACGCTGGCGGCCTGGCGCGACGAGACCCTGCACGACTGCCGCCAGCAAGTGTTCGCGGGCGGGCATTTCTTCCTGCACGAAGCTGCGCCGGCGGTGCTGGACGCCATTGCGCAGGCCGTGCTTGGCACCTCGGCGCTCAGCGGAGAACCCGGCCATGCGCTTGCCTGA
- a CDS encoding MbtH family protein yields MSWDHPDTRFHVVRNEEGQYSIWPDYKPVPAGWESTGFQGSRDECLAHIDTVWTDMRPLSLQRALAGA; encoded by the coding sequence ATGAGCTGGGACCATCCCGACACGCGTTTCCATGTCGTCCGCAATGAAGAAGGCCAGTACTCGATCTGGCCCGACTACAAGCCCGTCCCGGCAGGATGGGAAAGCACCGGCTTCCAGGGCAGCCGCGACGAATGCCTGGCCCATATCGACACGGTCTGGACCGACATGCGCCCGCTCAGCCTGCAGCGCGCGCTGGCCGGCGCATGA
- a CDS encoding TauD/TfdA family dioxygenase, with the protein MDTTSTIADLRADHRAAAGAATAATTAASATAAATARATGLRTAPLSAHGALPLLVTPEGESDWRSQFNAMAAIAAEQLPRVGGVLFRGFHFDDDAAFRAFASAFGHPLLSYEFGSTPRSQVKEGVYTSTEYPAHQVIPLHNEQSYTLQWPMKIWFHCVQPSETGGETPIADSRLVYQRLDPVIRERFAQRRLMYVRNYGNGLDLSWQRAFNTEDRAQVERFCRAQRIDFEWKPDGELRTRQLCQAVARHPVTGEMVWFNQAHLFHVSNLAPHVREALLAVVGSVDELPRNVVYGDGAPVEDDALASIRATLDQCTVRFPWQQGDVLMLDNMLAAHGRGTFTGPRRVIVAMAEPAPPGLG; encoded by the coding sequence ATGGACACGACCAGTACCATCGCCGACCTCCGGGCGGACCATCGCGCCGCGGCCGGCGCGGCTACCGCCGCAACCACAGCCGCTTCAGCCACCGCCGCCGCCACCGCCAGGGCAACCGGGCTGCGCACCGCCCCGCTGTCCGCGCATGGCGCGCTGCCGCTGCTGGTCACGCCGGAGGGCGAGTCCGACTGGCGCAGCCAGTTCAACGCCATGGCGGCGATTGCCGCCGAACAGCTGCCACGCGTTGGCGGCGTGCTGTTCCGCGGCTTCCATTTCGATGACGACGCCGCGTTCCGCGCCTTCGCCAGCGCCTTCGGCCATCCGCTGCTGAGCTACGAGTTCGGTTCCACGCCGCGCTCGCAGGTCAAGGAGGGCGTCTATACCTCGACCGAATACCCGGCGCACCAGGTAATCCCGCTGCATAACGAGCAGTCGTACACGCTGCAGTGGCCGATGAAGATCTGGTTCCACTGCGTGCAGCCGAGCGAAACCGGCGGCGAGACGCCAATCGCCGACAGCCGCCTGGTCTACCAGCGTCTCGATCCCGTCATCCGCGAGCGCTTTGCGCAACGCCGGCTGATGTACGTGCGCAACTACGGCAACGGCCTCGACCTGAGCTGGCAGCGCGCCTTCAACACCGAGGACCGCGCTCAGGTGGAGCGCTTCTGCCGCGCGCAGCGGATCGATTTCGAATGGAAGCCCGATGGCGAACTGCGCACCCGCCAGCTGTGCCAGGCGGTTGCCCGCCATCCGGTGACTGGCGAGATGGTGTGGTTCAACCAGGCCCACCTGTTTCATGTGTCGAACCTTGCGCCACACGTGCGCGAGGCTTTGCTGGCCGTGGTCGGCAGCGTCGACGAACTGCCGCGCAATGTCGTCTATGGCGACGGCGCGCCGGTGGAAGACGATGCGCTCGCATCGATCCGCGCCACGCTGGACCAATGCACGGTGCGCTTCCCCTGGCAGCAGGGCGACGTGCTGATGCTCGACAACATGCTCGCCGCCCACGGGCGCGGCACCTTCACCGGCCCGCGCCGCGTGATCGTCGCCATGGCCGAACCCGCGCCGCCCGGACTCGGCTAA